One genomic window of Arthrobacter caoxuetaonis includes the following:
- a CDS encoding SIS domain-containing protein: MDTARFAEDLNTVPDYLEELAPMLERGYPGLAQLPKANRLLVLAMGSSAYAAATVARQARADGLNVQVELASTALLPAPAPDLLVIAVSATGSSVEVLAAAQRYQGAGRLVAVTNNADSRLAAMADFVLPLNVGEEVSGISCRNFRHSVLVMAALLESFGASFGELGETARLAAAGNRELLASAGDWLPQASDVLLGPDGVFLLAPAERRSSAEQGSLMLREVPRRPAFGSETGDWSHVDVYLSKTLDYRALMFAGSAWDQQALDWMAPRGAAIVAVGGSFPEAKMSVKYQGQEHWLTAVLVETMVPELLAWDWYSKDPRHSWSSRV, encoded by the coding sequence CTCGAAGAACTCGCGCCGATGCTGGAGCGCGGATACCCCGGCCTGGCGCAGCTGCCGAAAGCGAACCGTCTGCTGGTTCTTGCGATGGGCTCCAGTGCGTACGCCGCTGCCACGGTGGCACGCCAGGCCAGGGCTGACGGCCTGAACGTCCAGGTCGAGCTGGCCAGCACCGCGCTCTTGCCCGCCCCTGCGCCAGACCTCCTGGTCATAGCAGTCTCTGCCACCGGCTCCAGCGTGGAAGTGCTGGCTGCCGCCCAGCGTTACCAGGGCGCCGGCAGGCTGGTGGCTGTAACGAACAATGCGGACTCGCGCCTCGCGGCCATGGCGGACTTCGTGTTGCCGCTGAATGTGGGGGAGGAGGTCTCGGGAATCTCCTGCCGGAACTTCCGGCATTCCGTCCTGGTCATGGCGGCCCTCCTGGAAAGCTTCGGCGCTTCGTTTGGGGAGCTGGGCGAGACGGCACGCCTGGCCGCTGCAGGGAACCGGGAGCTGCTGGCCTCTGCGGGGGACTGGCTGCCCCAAGCCTCGGACGTGTTGCTGGGACCCGACGGTGTCTTCCTGCTCGCTCCGGCTGAGCGGCGGTCCAGTGCAGAGCAGGGTTCCCTGATGCTGCGCGAGGTTCCCCGGCGGCCGGCGTTCGGCAGCGAGACGGGAGACTGGTCACACGTCGATGTCTACTTGTCCAAGACGCTGGACTACCGTGCCCTGATGTTCGCAGGCTCCGCGTGGGACCAGCAGGCGCTGGACTGGATGGCCCCCCGCGGCGCAGCCATTGTCGCAGTGGGCGGAAGCTTCCCCGAAGCCAAGATGTCGGTGAAGTATCAGGGCCAGGAGCACTGGCTGACGGCGGTCCTGGTGGAGACCATGGTGCCGGAGCTTCTGGCGTGGGACTGGTATTCCAAGGATCCCCGTCACTCGTGGAGTTCCCGGGTCTGA
- the deoC gene encoding deoxyribose-phosphate aldolase: MPTNAAPDETPQTADLASYIDHTLLKPEASREDILRVCEEAAQYGFKSVCVNPLWVSTVHTALKDSGVDTCSVIGFPLGASTTEVKVFEAQGALQDGADEIDMVIDIAAARRGDREALVRDIAAVADAVHETGALLKVIIETALLTDEQKVLACEASVEAGADFVKTSTGFNGGGATVEDVALMRRTVGPDLGVKASGGVRSREDALAMINAGATRIGASSGIAIVKGGNGGSGY, from the coding sequence ATGCCCACGAACGCCGCGCCCGACGAGACCCCGCAGACCGCAGACCTCGCCTCGTATATCGACCACACCCTGCTCAAGCCGGAGGCGTCCCGCGAAGACATCCTCCGAGTGTGTGAAGAAGCCGCCCAGTACGGTTTCAAATCCGTGTGTGTGAACCCGCTTTGGGTGAGCACCGTTCACACAGCCTTGAAGGACAGCGGCGTGGATACGTGCTCCGTCATCGGCTTTCCGCTTGGCGCCTCAACCACGGAGGTCAAGGTTTTCGAAGCCCAGGGTGCACTCCAGGACGGCGCTGACGAAATCGACATGGTCATCGACATTGCCGCGGCTCGCCGGGGTGACCGGGAAGCACTGGTCCGAGACATCGCCGCCGTCGCCGATGCTGTCCACGAAACGGGCGCCCTCCTGAAGGTCATCATCGAGACTGCGCTGCTGACGGATGAGCAGAAAGTCCTCGCCTGCGAGGCTTCGGTCGAAGCCGGCGCTGACTTCGTGAAGACGTCGACAGGCTTCAACGGAGGCGGGGCGACTGTGGAAGACGTCGCATTGATGCGCCGGACCGTAGGCCCTGACCTCGGCGTTAAGGCTTCCGGCGGCGTTCGCAGCCGCGAAGATGCCCTCGCCATGATCAACGCCGGAGCCACGCGAATTGGAGCGAGCTCCGGAATCGCTATTGTTAAGGGTGGTAACGGCGGGTCCGGCTACTGA
- a CDS encoding STAS/SEC14 domain-containing protein, with translation MTVIDSAAPVPEEAVPGTRGIRSGEEGYAEVFSEDGFATIILPPGEVITGGIAARAAEEFDELAGPGFIPLLLEITGVESLTRSARSVFGAARKASAVAVVGTSQVDRVIANFLLGGDLPPCPTRYFSSKSEALTWLESRTK, from the coding sequence ATGACGGTCATCGACAGCGCAGCGCCGGTGCCTGAGGAAGCTGTTCCCGGTACCCGAGGGATCCGGTCGGGCGAAGAGGGCTACGCCGAGGTTTTTTCGGAGGATGGCTTTGCCACCATCATCCTGCCGCCGGGCGAGGTCATCACCGGCGGGATCGCCGCCCGCGCAGCGGAGGAATTCGACGAACTCGCCGGGCCTGGGTTTATTCCCCTGCTGCTGGAGATCACGGGCGTTGAATCCCTCACCCGCAGCGCCCGCAGCGTCTTCGGAGCGGCCCGCAAGGCATCCGCCGTCGCCGTCGTCGGCACCTCGCAGGTGGACCGTGTTATTGCAAACTTCCTGCTGGGCGGTGACCTCCCGCCGTGCCCCACCCGGTACTTCTCCTCAAAGAGCGAAGCTCTGACGTGGCTGGAGAGCCGGACGAAATGA